The sequence GGCGAGGTGGCCTACCTGCCGCAGGACATCACCCTCGATCCGGGTCTGCGGGTAGACCGCATCCTCGGTATCGCCGATCTTCGCCACTCGCTGCACCGGATCGAATCCGGGGTGGGCACCCCCGAGGACTTCGACGCTGCCCAGGGTCGCTGGGACATCGAGGAACGCGCGATCTCGACGCTGCACAAACTCGGGCTCGAACGGGTGCTCGGCTCCGCGAGCGACCTCGATCGCACGGTCGGCACACTGTCCGGGGGTGAAACGGTCCTGCTCGGCCTCACCGCAAAGCTGCTGACCGAACCGGAGATACTTCTGCTCGACGAGCCCACCAACAATCTGGACGGGAGTTCGCGCCGCAGGCTCTACTCCGTCGTCGAGCAGTTCTCGGGCGCCATGCTGGTGGTCAGCCACGACCGTGATCTGCTCGACCTCATGGACGCCACCGCGGAGCTGCGCGGCGGCGGCATCCGGATGTTCGGCGGCAACTTCAGCGTCTACCAGGAGATCGTGGACGCGGAGCAGGAAGCTGCATTGGCCGCGGTGCGGGACGCGCGTGGTGACGTACAGAAGCAGAAACGGGAGCTCGCCGAGGCGCGGATCAAGCTGGATCGGCGCAAACGCTACGGCCAGAAGATGTTCGAGACCAAGCGTGAACCGAAGATCGTGATGGGGATGCGGAAGCGTCAAGCCCAGGAATCGGCGGGGAAGCTGCGAAACAACCACATCGCGAAGGTCGACGAGGCCAGGGAGTCTTTGACGGAAGCGGAGAGTGCCGTCCGGGACGACCGCGAGGTGCGCATCGAACTTCCCGACACCGAGGTGCATTCGGGCCAGGACGTGATTTCGGTGCAGGACCTGAAACTCGGCAGCGGACAACGGGTGTCGCTACACGTCGTCGGGCCGGAGCGTATCGCACTGGTCGGGCGCAACGGTGTCGGCAAGACGACGCTGCTCGACGCAATCGTGAAAGCGGGACCGCGCGTACCGTTCAAGTCCCTGCCACAGCGGCTCGACGTCTTCGACGAGGCGCTCACGGTGGCGCAGAATGTCGCCGCGGCGGCGCCGCATGCCTCGCAGGAGCAGATTCGCGCACAGTTGGCTCGATTTCTGTTCCGAGGGAACGACTCCGACGTGCTCGCCTCGGCATTGTCGGGCGGCGAACGGTTGCGAGCAGCTCTCGCAACGATATTGCTGGCCGAACCTGCACCCCGCCTGCTACTGCTGGACGAGCCGACGAACAACCTCGACCTCCCGAGTCTGTCGCATCTCACGCAGGCGCTCCGCAGTTTTCGCGGAGCACTGATCGTGGTGAGTCACGACCGTCGTTTTCTCGAGGACATCGGGGTGACGCGGCGGCTCGAACTCACCGAGGACGGGCTGCTGTAGGACCGACGGGAAGATCGTGCACACTGGGCGGGTGAAGCACGCTACCAATCCCGTCGACGGTGTCCGGGTCGCGTACGAGACCGTCGGCGACGGGGAACCCTTCGTCCTCATCCACGGCACTGCGCTGTCACATGCCATCTGGCGCGGGTTCGGTTACGTTCGCGCACTTCGGGATCGGTACCGGTTGATCCTCGTCGACCTCCGTGGACACGGCCGCAGCGACAAACCACACGATCCGGCGTCGTATGCCATGGACTTGATGAGCGCCGACATCGTGGCGGTCCTCGACGAGGTCGGGCTGCCCAGCGCGCACGTTCTGGGCTACTCGCTCGGTGGACGTGTCGCGCTGACACTGGCCGTTCAGAACCCCGAACGCCTCGAGAGTCTGATCATCGGAGGCGGCAGCAGCCTCCCGCAGGCCGGCGCCTTCGATCGCTTGTTCTTCCCTGGCTGTATCGACGTGCTCGAGCAGGACGGGATGGATGCGTTCCTCGAACGATGGAATGCCCGACGCTCCTGGCCGATCGACGCAGGCACCCGTGCGGCATTCAAAGCTAACGACGCGAAGGCATTGGCCGCGTACATGCGGCGTTCGGGTGACGAACCGGGTGTAGACGACGAGGTGCTACGTCGGATCGCCGTCCCGACGCTGCTGTTCGTCGGATCCAAGGATGCCGAACGTTTGGGGGACACGCGGCGGGCGGCGTCCCTCATTCCAGGGGCGTCGTCGGTGATTCTTCCTGGCTTCGACCACTCGAGCGCGGTGGCCGCGAGCACCGAAGTGCTCGCGGCCGTCGAGCCGTTCCTGGCTTCGGTGTGAACGGCTACACCCACTCCACCAACTGGATGATCACTCCGTTCGGGTCGCTCATCTGGAAGTAGCGCTCACCCCAGGGTTCCGTTTCGATGGGCGTGACGATCGGGACACCCTCGGCCTGCAGCCGCTCGTACTCGGTGTCGATGCCGTCGACGACCAGCGCGATGAGCAGACCCTCCCCGGCCGCACCCGCGATGTGCGCGGGCTTGAACGTTTCGAGTCCTGTCCGCAGGAAGACCAGGCTGAAGCCGACGTCCTCACGCTTCAGCGACACGAATCCGTCGGCTGCCATGTCCTCGACGAAACCGAGATGGGTCTTGGCGAAATCGGCCGATGCAGTCGGGTCGGCGACGTTCAGTGACAGTGCGCTTGCCGTGACCTTCACAGTGGTGTCCTTTCCTTGACGACACCCCTCTAACGTACGCCGTACGATATTTGTTCCCGGGGCATCGACGACCTCAGACGCCGAGCAGACCCTTCGCGATGTGCGTCACCTGAATCTCGTTGCTTCCGGCGTAGATCATCAGCGACTTCGCGTCGCGCGCCAGCTGCTCGACCCGGTACTCGGCCATGTAGCCGTTACCGCCGAACAACTGCACCGCCTCCATCGCCACCTCGGTGGCCGCGCGCGAGGAGTACAACTTCATCGCCGACGCTTCTGCCAGTGTCACCGGGTCCCCCGCCTCCGCCCGTTCGATGGCGTTGAAGACCATGTTCTGCACGTTCATCCGGGCAATCTCCATCTCGGCCAACTTGAGCTGCACCAGCTGGAACTGTGCGATCTCCTTGCCCCACAACTTGCGGGACTTGGCGTAGTCGACACACAGACGGTGACATTCGTTGATGATCCCGAGCGACAACGAGGCGATGCCGATACGTTCGGCGGCGAAGCTCTCCTTCGCACTGGACTTCCCGTCCGATGCGCCGCCCTCTTCCGTCTCGCCGAGCAGTCGATCGCGGCCGACGCGCACGTTGTCGAAGAACAACTCACCGGTGGGCGAGGAGTTCATCCCCATCTTCTTGAACGGCGCACCCTGGGTAAGCCCCTCCATGCCCGCGTCGAGGACGAACGTGAGCACCTTGCGGTCGCGGCGGTCGATCGACGCGTCGCCGTCGTCGAGCTTCGCGTACACGATCATGACGTCGGCATAGGGCCCGTTGGTGATGAAGGTCTTCTGCCCGTTGAGGATGTAGTCGTCTCCGTCGCGCCGGACATAGGACTTCATGCCACCGAAGGCGTCCGAGCCGGAATCGGGTTCGGTGATGGCCCAGGCGCCCACTTTCTCGAAGGTGACCAGGCCGGGTAGCCAACGCTCCTTCTGCGCCAGAGTGCCTCGACTGCGGATGGTGCCCGCCGCCAGGCCGAGGCTCACGCCGAGGGAGGCGACGAGCCCGAGACTCACCCCCGCCAGCTCGGCATTCATGATGACGCCCATGCTGCCCGCACCGAGACCGGCCGATTTCTCGCCTTTCTCCGCGGATTCGGGGTCTTCGCCGCGTTCGCGGGCCAGCGACTTCTCGAGGGCGTCCCGCGCCATCTCGTCGATACCGAAAGTGGCGAAGAGCTTGCGGATGATGTCGAACGGAGGCAACTCCCCGGTCTCGAGCTTGTCGACGTGGGGTCGAATCTCCTTGTCGATGAAGCCGCGGATCGCGTCGCGGAACATCAGATCGGTGTCGGACCACTGATACATGCCGGGGACTCCAGTCGCTGAAAAGACAATGACACTTCCCCGCAAATATAGAACAGGTTCTCGTTATTGGGAACGAGACCGCGCCCGCTACCTGATGAGCCTCAACCGTTGCGCGAGCCAGGGCGTTTCCTTCTCCAGTCCGGCAGACCACACGGCGAAGCTGTGACCCCCGGGGACCTCGAGGTACTGCACATCCATGCCCGCATCCTTCGCGGCCTGGAAAACCTTCTGCGCGCCGGGCCGGTAGTCCGCGTCGTCGCTGCCGACGACGAAGACCCCGGCCGAGTCCGGGTATTTCTTCGTCGCCATCAGATCGAGCGGATTGACTTTCTCGAATGCAGACTCGCTTCCGCCGAACGCTGCGTCGAGCGTCCTCTGACGATCACCGAGTGTGGGCTCTTCCTGTCCGGAGATGTCGAGGAACGTGGGGTACACCTCGGGATAGTTGGTTGCCATCTGCAGCGAACAGGTGCCGCCGTAGGAGAGGCCGCCTATCGCCCAGGCTCGGGGGTCCCGGTTGACCTGAAGGTTCGAGGCCACCCAGGCCGGAACGTCTTTGGCCAGATAGGTGGCCACGTTGCCCATGGGCGAGTCGACGCACAACGGGTTCGCGATCTGTGAGCCGGTAGCGTCCGCGACCACCACGACGGGAGCAAGACCTTCGTGCTCGGCCGCGAAGGCATCCATCGTAGATGTCAGCTTGCCGCCCGCGAGCCAGTCCTCCGGAGCGCCGGGCTGGCCGGCGAGAAGTACCAGCACGGGCAGCAGAGGCCGAGGATTCGTGAAATATGCAGGGGGCAGATAGATTTCGGCGTCGCGGGCGGTGAAATTCGATTGCGTGGCGGGGATGTGCGCGGTGAGGACGCGGCCCTCATCGCCCATCCCCGGCGGAGGAGTCCACAACGCGTCGA comes from Rhodococcus oxybenzonivorans and encodes:
- a CDS encoding VOC family protein, which gives rise to MKVTASALSLNVADPTASADFAKTHLGFVEDMAADGFVSLKREDVGFSLVFLRTGLETFKPAHIAGAAGEGLLIALVVDGIDTEYERLQAEGVPIVTPIETEPWGERYFQMSDPNGVIIQLVEWV
- a CDS encoding ABC-F family ATP-binding cassette domain-containing protein, with amino-acid sequence MAQSYLSLSDLTFSWPDGEPVFDGVDAVFGSGRTGVVGLNGAGKSTLLRLIAGVLQPDRGSIVARGEVAYLPQDITLDPGLRVDRILGIADLRHSLHRIESGVGTPEDFDAAQGRWDIEERAISTLHKLGLERVLGSASDLDRTVGTLSGGETVLLGLTAKLLTEPEILLLDEPTNNLDGSSRRRLYSVVEQFSGAMLVVSHDRDLLDLMDATAELRGGGIRMFGGNFSVYQEIVDAEQEAALAAVRDARGDVQKQKRELAEARIKLDRRKRYGQKMFETKREPKIVMGMRKRQAQESAGKLRNNHIAKVDEARESLTEAESAVRDDREVRIELPDTEVHSGQDVISVQDLKLGSGQRVSLHVVGPERIALVGRNGVGKTTLLDAIVKAGPRVPFKSLPQRLDVFDEALTVAQNVAAAAPHASQEQIRAQLARFLFRGNDSDVLASALSGGERLRAALATILLAEPAPRLLLLDEPTNNLDLPSLSHLTQALRSFRGALIVVSHDRRFLEDIGVTRRLELTEDGLL
- a CDS encoding alpha/beta hydrolase, with the translated sequence MEWLSDLSVISGPLPWILTGLGALGGVWLLAARVPWFRRKALPLCLAVAAVVTLAVYIAVEKILRPFPDPIEISIYVWIGVGLAAILLLIPRIRAGRTAASAAVSVLAVIAVVLASATQINLVFDAYPTVGTAFGDEPFDRVDLHDLGGVTERVVTGTPLDALWTPPPGMGDEGRVLTAHIPATQSNFTARDAEIYLPPAYFTNPRPLLPVLVLLAGQPGAPEDWLAGGKLTSTMDAFAAEHEGLAPVVVVADATGSQIANPLCVDSPMGNVATYLAKDVPAWVASNLQVNRDPRAWAIGGLSYGGTCSLQMATNYPEVYPTFLDISGQEEPTLGDRQRTLDAAFGGSESAFEKVNPLDLMATKKYPDSAGVFVVGSDDADYRPGAQKVFQAAKDAGMDVQYLEVPGGHSFAVWSAGLEKETPWLAQRLRLIR
- a CDS encoding acyl-CoA dehydrogenase family protein, with translation MYQWSDTDLMFRDAIRGFIDKEIRPHVDKLETGELPPFDIIRKLFATFGIDEMARDALEKSLARERGEDPESAEKGEKSAGLGAGSMGVIMNAELAGVSLGLVASLGVSLGLAAGTIRSRGTLAQKERWLPGLVTFEKVGAWAITEPDSGSDAFGGMKSYVRRDGDDYILNGQKTFITNGPYADVMIVYAKLDDGDASIDRRDRKVLTFVLDAGMEGLTQGAPFKKMGMNSSPTGELFFDNVRVGRDRLLGETEEGGASDGKSSAKESFAAERIGIASLSLGIINECHRLCVDYAKSRKLWGKEIAQFQLVQLKLAEMEIARMNVQNMVFNAIERAEAGDPVTLAEASAMKLYSSRAATEVAMEAVQLFGGNGYMAEYRVEQLARDAKSLMIYAGSNEIQVTHIAKGLLGV
- a CDS encoding alpha/beta fold hydrolase, with the translated sequence MVHTGRVKHATNPVDGVRVAYETVGDGEPFVLIHGTALSHAIWRGFGYVRALRDRYRLILVDLRGHGRSDKPHDPASYAMDLMSADIVAVLDEVGLPSAHVLGYSLGGRVALTLAVQNPERLESLIIGGGSSLPQAGAFDRLFFPGCIDVLEQDGMDAFLERWNARRSWPIDAGTRAAFKANDAKALAAYMRRSGDEPGVDDEVLRRIAVPTLLFVGSKDAERLGDTRRAASLIPGASSVILPGFDHSSAVAASTEVLAAVEPFLASV